In Pedobacter sp. W3I1, one DNA window encodes the following:
- a CDS encoding inorganic diphosphatase has translation MSRYTQVIIETPKGSRQKFDYEPKSGSFLLNKLMPAGMVFPFDFGFLPGTVGDDGDPLDVMLISELNTFTGCVVDCRIIGGIKAKQREKDGKITRNDRFIAVPEISLTYAKVNSLKDIPEKLLKEIEQFFISYNLLAGKSFKVQGHINTDLALKLIDKGRRNNNDKQKLIQLFLPLINSPSADKKLKALEQKLIKNFGGLSIYAQNPVSGKWREKGQLEKDKMMVFEVMVPIFDQKFWQKLKTSLEKQFNQKEILIRSLDIGMI, from the coding sequence ATGAGCAGATATACACAGGTAATTATCGAGACACCAAAAGGCTCCCGCCAAAAATTCGATTATGAGCCCAAAAGCGGCAGCTTTTTACTGAACAAACTGATGCCGGCAGGCATGGTCTTTCCATTTGATTTTGGTTTTCTCCCGGGCACCGTCGGAGATGATGGCGATCCGCTTGATGTAATGCTGATCTCTGAACTCAACACCTTCACAGGCTGTGTGGTCGATTGTCGGATCATTGGTGGAATAAAGGCCAAACAGCGGGAGAAAGATGGAAAAATAACGCGTAACGATCGTTTTATTGCTGTTCCAGAAATAAGCCTGACTTATGCGAAGGTAAATTCATTAAAGGATATACCAGAAAAACTATTGAAGGAAATTGAGCAGTTTTTCATCAGCTATAATCTGCTGGCAGGAAAATCTTTTAAAGTCCAGGGGCATATCAATACCGATCTGGCACTTAAACTTATTGACAAAGGCCGTAGAAACAACAATGACAAACAAAAACTCATTCAGTTGTTTTTGCCTTTAATAAATTCGCCATCTGCAGATAAAAAGCTAAAAGCGCTGGAGCAAAAGCTGATCAAAAATTTCGGTGGGCTGAGTATCTATGCCCAGAACCCGGTATCGGGCAAATGGAGGGAAAAAGGGCAATTAGAGAAAGACAAAATGATGGTGTTTGAGGTGATGGTACCAATTTTTGACCAAAAATTTTGGCAGAAACTTAAAACCAGTCTTGAAAAACAGTTCAATCAGAAAGAAATACTGATCAGGTCACTTGATATCGGGATGATATAA
- a CDS encoding DUF6766 family protein has translation MKAKKVFPKKTWLYKNGLSVVFISLFILTLLAQALTGWNEHNNQLNEHGAPDLDFGTYLQTGHFISATFENFESEFLQMVLYVLLTVKLRQIGSAESKKLDEEEEVDREPVPSKDAPWAVRQGGWILKLYSNSLSIVFSILFLLSWYLHFYGSWQDHNMEQVLKGEPTDTMGAYLGQANFWFETFQNWQSEFLSVAAIVILTIFLRQKGSPESKPVDAPHMETGK, from the coding sequence ATGAAAGCAAAAAAAGTATTCCCCAAAAAGACCTGGTTATATAAAAATGGGTTATCTGTTGTCTTTATCAGCCTTTTTATCCTTACCCTTTTGGCGCAGGCCCTTACTGGCTGGAATGAACACAACAACCAACTGAACGAACATGGAGCACCCGATCTTGATTTTGGCACTTATCTGCAGACAGGTCATTTTATCTCCGCAACCTTTGAAAATTTCGAAAGTGAATTTTTACAGATGGTGCTTTATGTATTGTTGACCGTAAAATTACGTCAGATTGGTTCTGCTGAATCAAAAAAACTTGATGAGGAGGAAGAAGTAGACCGGGAACCCGTACCCTCGAAAGATGCACCATGGGCAGTACGCCAGGGCGGATGGATCTTAAAACTATATTCAAATTCACTTTCTATTGTTTTCAGCATACTTTTTTTGCTAAGCTGGTACCTCCATTTTTATGGCAGCTGGCAAGACCACAACATGGAACAGGTACTAAAAGGAGAGCCTACAGATACCATGGGCGCATACCTGGGGCAGGCCAACTTCTGGTTTGAAACCTTTCAAAACTGGCAGAGCGAATTCTTGTCTGTTGCCGCTATTGTAATACTGACGATTTTTTTAAGGCAGAAGGGTTCGCCTGAATCAAAACCTGTTGATGCACCCCATATGGAAACAGGGAAATAA
- a CDS encoding CinA family protein — protein MKSDNMDIVGKMLINKNLTIAFAESATAGRLSAEFSMIDNAGKFLKGGIACYDACLKEDLLQVDHALIETYTPESMEVTRAISLGLARLIPADIHIGITGLTTPGGSETKEKPVGTMFIYASHQSELAFSQRFNFTGEPEEIVSATIEACAAMLIDYLGSI, from the coding sequence ATGAAAAGCGACAATATGGATATTGTGGGCAAAATGCTCATTAATAAAAATTTAACAATTGCCTTTGCCGAAAGTGCCACTGCCGGCCGGCTTTCAGCAGAATTTTCGATGATTGATAATGCAGGGAAATTTCTTAAAGGCGGTATCGCCTGTTATGATGCCTGCTTAAAGGAAGATCTTTTACAGGTTGATCATGCGCTTATTGAAACCTATACACCCGAATCAATGGAGGTAACCCGGGCGATCAGCCTTGGGCTGGCACGATTGATCCCCGCAGACATCCATATCGGGATTACCGGGCTTACCACTCCGGGCGGAAGCGAAACCAAAGAAAAACCTGTAGGTACCATGTTTATTTATGCTAGCCACCAAAGTGAGCTGGCCTTTTCGCAAAGGTTTAATTTTACCGGAGAACCGGAGGAAATTGTTTCAGCAACCATAGAGGCCTGTGCAGCGATGCTGATAGATTATCTCGGTTCCATCTAA
- a CDS encoding ferritin-like domain-containing protein, with protein MKHLTLKKYTMKKQDSGSKPKLSAKATVVASSALKELFTDGIRDLYWAENHLVKNLPKMISSATAPALKGAIESHLTETTGHVTRLEQVFDLLGEKAIAKKCDAMEGLGKEGESIIEETQAGTATRDVGIILACQKVEHYEIASYNGLFQLATTLGLTEIADLLEQTLAEEKLADIKLTDIAESEINYKAAEEA; from the coding sequence ATGAAACATCTTACACTTAAAAAATATACCATGAAAAAACAGGACAGTGGCAGTAAACCAAAACTGAGTGCCAAAGCCACGGTAGTGGCTTCTTCGGCCTTGAAAGAGCTTTTTACAGACGGAATCCGTGATCTTTATTGGGCCGAGAACCACTTGGTTAAAAATTTACCTAAAATGATTTCCAGCGCAACAGCTCCAGCGCTTAAAGGGGCGATTGAATCACATCTTACTGAAACCACGGGGCATGTAACCAGGCTTGAACAGGTTTTTGATCTCCTCGGCGAAAAAGCCATAGCGAAAAAATGTGATGCGATGGAAGGATTGGGTAAGGAGGGTGAAAGTATTATCGAAGAAACACAGGCCGGAACAGCAACACGTGATGTGGGCATTATACTGGCCTGCCAAAAGGTAGAACACTATGAAATTGCTTCTTATAATGGACTTTTTCAATTGGCAACAACATTGGGTTTAACAGAAATTGCAGACTTACTTGAACAAACACTTGCTGAAGAAAAACTTGCCGATATAAAGCTTACCGATATTGCGGAGAGTGAGATTAATTATAAAGCAGCTGAGGAGGCTTAA
- a CDS encoding catalase translates to MAKKTTVKDTGPIKQDNDKTAKLEAFVADSTGKKLTTNHGVKINDDQNSLKAGDRGATLLEDFILREKITHFDHERIPERIVHARGSGAHGVFKVYEDMSSITRAAFLCDPGAETPVFVRFSTVAGSRGSTDLARDVRGFAVKFYTQEGNFDLVGNNMPVFFIQDAVKFPDLVHAVKPEPDNEIPQAASAHDTFWDFISHMPESAHMIMWLMSDRAIPRSYRMMEGFGVHTFRFVNASGVASFVKFHWKPLLGVHSVAWDEAQNISGKDPDFHRRDLWDAIEAGAFPEWELGVQIVPEEDEFKFGFDLLDPTKIIPEELVPVQRIGKMTLNRNPDNFFAETEQVAFHVGHVVPGIDFTNDPLLQGRLFSYTDTQLIRLGGPNFHEIPINRPVVPVNNNQRDGYMRQTINRGKTSYGPNGIAANDPQQVTAADGGFVSYNERIDARKIRARSRSFFDHFSQARLFLNSQSEAEKNHLIDAFSFELGKVKMVAVRERMLGLLNHVDKGLAAAVAYALGLHVPLIPLEELNGSVPADADPADYSPEQKEGELTKSEALSMAGTVKDTIATRKIAILAADGVDGKSLSKVKDTLVAQGAIVHIIAPKLGTILSQEDQQIEVDESFLTAASVLYDAVYLPGGTNSSATLEAEANAVHFLNEAFKHCKAIAADASAIQVLEATYFYKKLPDEYSQETVLREGVLVSENLSSLVELFIRMIARHRFWDREVPRKIPA, encoded by the coding sequence ATGGCAAAAAAAACAACAGTAAAAGATACCGGTCCGATAAAACAAGATAATGATAAGACAGCAAAACTTGAGGCCTTTGTTGCAGATTCTACCGGTAAAAAACTCACCACTAATCATGGAGTCAAAATAAACGACGATCAGAATTCGCTTAAGGCGGGCGATCGTGGTGCAACATTATTAGAAGATTTTATATTACGGGAAAAAATTACCCATTTCGACCATGAGCGGATACCCGAGCGTATTGTACATGCCAGAGGATCCGGAGCACATGGGGTGTTTAAGGTATATGAAGATATGTCTTCCATTACCAGGGCAGCATTCCTTTGCGATCCGGGCGCAGAAACGCCTGTTTTTGTTCGGTTTTCAACTGTAGCAGGATCAAGAGGTTCTACTGATCTTGCTCGTGATGTTCGTGGTTTTGCGGTAAAGTTTTATACTCAGGAAGGTAATTTTGACCTCGTAGGCAACAATATGCCCGTCTTTTTTATTCAGGATGCGGTTAAATTCCCTGATTTAGTGCACGCAGTAAAGCCCGAGCCAGACAATGAAATTCCCCAGGCTGCATCTGCGCATGATACTTTTTGGGATTTCATTTCCCATATGCCCGAATCTGCACACATGATTATGTGGCTGATGAGTGACAGGGCCATTCCAAGAAGTTACAGGATGATGGAAGGTTTCGGGGTACATACCTTCCGCTTTGTTAATGCGTCGGGAGTGGCCAGTTTTGTAAAATTCCACTGGAAACCATTGCTAGGCGTACATTCGGTGGCATGGGATGAGGCGCAGAATATTTCTGGAAAAGATCCCGACTTTCATAGAAGGGATCTTTGGGATGCGATAGAAGCGGGCGCTTTTCCAGAGTGGGAACTTGGTGTTCAAATTGTTCCGGAGGAAGACGAATTTAAGTTTGGCTTCGACTTATTGGATCCGACCAAAATTATCCCCGAAGAGCTGGTTCCCGTGCAACGCATTGGAAAAATGACTTTAAACCGCAATCCCGATAATTTTTTTGCAGAAACTGAACAGGTTGCCTTTCATGTTGGGCATGTTGTTCCGGGAATAGATTTTACTAACGACCCACTTTTACAGGGAAGGCTGTTTTCTTATACTGATACGCAGCTGATCAGGCTGGGCGGACCAAATTTTCATGAGATTCCGATTAACAGACCGGTTGTGCCTGTAAACAATAATCAGCGCGATGGCTATATGCGCCAAACCATAAACCGCGGGAAGACCAGTTATGGTCCTAATGGAATAGCTGCGAACGATCCACAACAGGTTACAGCAGCAGATGGCGGTTTTGTAAGTTATAACGAACGTATTGATGCCAGGAAGATCCGTGCAAGAAGCAGGAGTTTTTTCGATCACTTTTCACAGGCGAGGTTATTTCTTAACAGTCAGTCTGAGGCCGAAAAAAATCACCTTATAGATGCCTTTAGCTTTGAATTGGGCAAGGTAAAAATGGTCGCAGTAAGAGAGCGCATGCTTGGGCTGCTTAACCATGTTGACAAAGGGCTTGCTGCGGCTGTTGCCTATGCCCTTGGGCTTCACGTTCCCCTTATTCCTTTGGAAGAACTTAATGGCAGTGTGCCGGCGGACGCTGATCCTGCTGATTATAGCCCCGAACAGAAAGAAGGTGAACTTACAAAATCGGAGGCATTAAGTATGGCCGGAACGGTTAAGGATACCATTGCTACCAGAAAGATAGCCATCCTTGCCGCAGATGGCGTGGATGGTAAATCGCTTAGTAAGGTGAAGGATACACTTGTTGCCCAAGGTGCAATTGTGCATATTATAGCGCCAAAGCTGGGCACTATCCTTTCACAGGAAGATCAGCAGATCGAAGTAGATGAGAGCTTCCTCACAGCTGCTTCGGTACTTTATGATGCCGTTTATCTTCCAGGAGGAACGAATAGCTCTGCTACATTAGAAGCTGAGGCCAATGCGGTACATTTCCTGAACGAGGCTTTTAAGCACTGTAAGGCAATAGCTGCCGATGCATCAGCAATACAGGTTTTGGAGGCTACGTATTTCTATAAAAAACTTCCAGACGAATATTCGCAGGAGACTGTGTTGCGCGAGGGGGTACTAGTTTCAGAAAATCTTTCTTCATTAGTGGAGCTTTTTATCAGGATGATTGCCCGGCATAGATTTTGGGATAGAGAGGTGCCAAGAAAAATTCCGGCATAG
- a CDS encoding SDR family oxidoreductase, which yields MENYNNTEDPKEKYPKPAFPTQDQDPPGTESELIPKADHGELSYKGSGKLAGKKAVITGGDSGIGRAVAIAFAREGADVLISYLNETEDDDAKETAHWVNEAGRKVVTLSGDIRNQEHCQKIIDTAVSELGGLDILVNNAAFQMARKGLDDLSPAEWERTFDTNITAMFYLCKAAEPHLKPGSSIINTTSVNAYSPSEQLLAYATTKGAIQNFTANLSQILLKNGKGIRVNAVAPGPIWTPLIPSTIPDHEEFGKQSPMGRPGQPVEVAPAFVFLASDDASYVAGATIPVTGGMITI from the coding sequence ATGGAAAATTATAATAACACTGAAGATCCGAAAGAAAAATATCCAAAACCTGCATTTCCAACCCAGGACCAAGATCCCCCTGGTACCGAATCTGAATTAATTCCGAAAGCAGATCATGGAGAACTATCGTATAAAGGCAGCGGAAAACTGGCTGGAAAGAAAGCTGTTATTACGGGCGGCGACTCTGGAATAGGACGTGCTGTAGCCATTGCTTTTGCAAGAGAGGGTGCAGATGTGCTGATCAGTTATTTAAATGAAACCGAAGATGATGATGCAAAGGAAACGGCCCATTGGGTAAACGAGGCAGGAAGAAAAGTAGTAACCCTGTCAGGAGACATCAGAAACCAGGAGCATTGTCAGAAAATTATCGATACAGCGGTTAGCGAACTAGGAGGCCTGGATATTCTGGTTAATAATGCTGCTTTCCAAATGGCCCGAAAAGGCCTGGATGATTTATCACCTGCTGAGTGGGAAAGGACCTTTGATACCAATATTACTGCAATGTTCTATTTATGCAAGGCCGCAGAGCCTCATCTCAAGCCTGGTAGCAGCATTATCAATACCACTTCGGTTAATGCCTACTCACCAAGCGAGCAGCTTTTGGCTTATGCCACAACCAAAGGCGCCATACAGAATTTTACAGCTAATCTGAGCCAGATATTATTGAAAAATGGTAAGGGGATCAGGGTAAACGCTGTAGCTCCGGGGCCAATATGGACACCACTGATTCCATCTACAATTCCAGATCATGAAGAATTCGGAAAGCAGTCGCCAATGGGCAGGCCGGGCCAACCCGTAGAGGTAGCCCCAGCATTTGTGTTCCTGGCCTCTGATGATGCAAGCTACGTTGCTGGCGCCACTATACCCGTTACCGGAGGGATGATTACAATCTAG
- a CDS encoding SDR family oxidoreductase has translation MDNKRHFALITGASSGIGYELAKLFAKDNFNLIIVGRDEAKLKRAAVALEAQGVEVITITADLFEPDAAFDLYEQIKAQNIQIDVLVNDAGQGVYGKFVDTDLNKELDIIQLNISSLVTLTKLYVREMVARGSGKILNVASVAGKVPGPYQAVYHGTKAFVHSFSEAVRAEIKDTPVNITSLLPGPTDTDFFRKADMLDSKVVQEGELADPADVAKDGYEAMIAGKDMVISGFKNKLQVAMGNITPDSILAEQTGKMQEPVDDKS, from the coding sequence ATGGATAATAAAAGACATTTTGCCCTTATTACAGGGGCAAGCAGCGGCATTGGTTATGAACTTGCGAAGCTTTTTGCAAAAGATAACTTTAACCTGATTATTGTGGGCAGGGATGAGGCAAAGCTGAAACGGGCTGCAGTTGCGCTTGAAGCGCAGGGAGTTGAAGTAATAACAATTACTGCCGATCTTTTTGAGCCAGATGCAGCTTTTGATCTATATGAACAAATAAAAGCGCAAAACATACAGATAGATGTGCTGGTTAATGATGCGGGGCAAGGTGTTTACGGCAAATTTGTAGATACCGATCTTAATAAAGAACTCGATATTATCCAGCTTAACATTTCCTCTTTAGTAACCTTAACCAAGTTGTATGTACGCGAAATGGTAGCGCGGGGAAGCGGCAAGATATTAAATGTGGCTTCGGTTGCAGGAAAAGTGCCTGGGCCTTATCAGGCAGTTTACCATGGAACAAAAGCATTTGTGCACTCCTTTAGCGAAGCTGTCCGTGCCGAAATTAAAGATACACCTGTTAACATAACCTCTTTATTGCCAGGCCCTACAGATACCGACTTTTTCAGAAAAGCTGATATGCTGGATTCCAAGGTGGTGCAAGAGGGTGAACTGGCAGATCCAGCAGATGTAGCTAAAGATGGCTATGAAGCGATGATTGCAGGAAAGGATATGGTAATCTCTGGATTTAAGAACAAATTACAGGTAGCGATGGGAAATATAACACCTGATAGCATACTGGCAGAACAGACTGGTAAGATGCAGGAGCCGGTTGATGATAAATCATAA
- a CDS encoding DUF421 domain-containing protein, which produces MNFHNLIGRESDLTAMQMAVRGVLVFIVAYLLIRISGRRSFGMKSPVDNIIVILLGAILSRAAVGASPFIPVVVTCLVIVVIHRILSWLISIHPTFGKLAEGEKILLYENGNFREVKLKRALISKAEIMQQIRTILHSENLEKVDKIFMERDGKISIILKPNA; this is translated from the coding sequence ATGAATTTTCATAACCTGATCGGACGGGAGAGCGACTTAACCGCAATGCAGATGGCAGTAAGGGGCGTACTCGTTTTTATAGTAGCTTATCTTTTGATCAGGATTTCTGGCCGCAGGTCTTTTGGCATGAAAAGTCCTGTGGACAATATTATTGTGATACTGCTTGGCGCAATCTTAAGCCGTGCCGCCGTAGGCGCCTCCCCTTTTATACCCGTAGTAGTTACCTGTCTGGTTATTGTAGTCATCCACCGTATATTGAGTTGGCTCATCAGTATCCATCCAACATTCGGAAAACTTGCGGAAGGCGAAAAAATTCTGCTGTATGAAAACGGAAATTTTAGGGAAGTGAAACTCAAGCGGGCATTAATATCCAAAGCAGAAATTATGCAACAGATAAGAACTATTCTTCATTCAGAAAATTTAGAAAAAGTAGATAAAATTTTCATGGAGCGTGATGGAAAGATTTCAATAATACTGAAACCTAATGCCTGA
- a CDS encoding SDR family oxidoreductase, which produces MDRKKNVTRREAIGGLGIGLAGIAISPTLTAATLSQNNDWPLAALEDPTTKYPRPPFNHQNQPWPALASKMVPRPDHGETSYKGSGRLAGRKALITGGDSGMGRAAAIAYAREGADVAIGYLPQEEPDAKEVIELIKKAGRKAVAIPGDIRDEAFCKKLVDTAVSQLGGLDILVSNAARQQSTPSLADLTSDQFDWTIKTNIYAPFWIIKAALPHLKPGSSIIGTTSVQATDPSPDLYDYAQTKAATTNFVKSLAKQLGPKGIRVNGVAPGPIWTPLQMGGGSTPEKLKEFGKDTALGRPGQPAELASIYVQLAANDASFSTGQIYGAAGGNGQP; this is translated from the coding sequence ATGGACAGGAAAAAAAATGTTACACGACGCGAGGCAATTGGAGGTCTCGGAATCGGACTGGCTGGCATAGCCATTTCACCTACTTTAACTGCAGCAACATTAAGCCAAAACAATGATTGGCCCCTCGCTGCGCTTGAAGATCCTACAACTAAGTATCCACGACCGCCTTTTAACCACCAGAATCAGCCTTGGCCGGCATTAGCCAGTAAAATGGTGCCAAGGCCCGATCACGGCGAAACCAGTTATAAAGGTTCGGGAAGACTGGCGGGCAGAAAGGCACTCATAACGGGTGGTGATTCCGGCATGGGGAGAGCCGCAGCCATCGCCTATGCCAGGGAAGGCGCAGATGTTGCCATCGGCTATCTTCCACAGGAAGAACCAGATGCTAAAGAAGTAATTGAATTGATAAAAAAAGCTGGCCGAAAAGCTGTCGCAATTCCTGGCGATATCAGAGATGAAGCCTTTTGCAAAAAACTGGTAGATACTGCTGTAAGCCAGTTGGGTGGCCTCGATATCCTGGTGAGTAATGCGGCAAGACAACAGAGTACGCCATCACTTGCTGATTTAACCAGCGATCAGTTTGACTGGACCATAAAAACAAACATATATGCCCCGTTCTGGATTATTAAAGCGGCCTTGCCACATTTAAAACCCGGATCGTCTATTATCGGAACCACCTCGGTACAAGCAACTGATCCTTCTCCTGATCTTTATGATTATGCACAAACGAAAGCCGCAACCACAAATTTTGTAAAATCGCTGGCTAAACAACTTGGTCCCAAAGGCATTCGGGTAAATGGCGTTGCACCCGGCCCTATCTGGACCCCATTACAAATGGGAGGTGGATCAACCCCAGAGAAACTTAAAGAATTCGGTAAAGACACAGCATTGGGCAGACCTGGCCAACCTGCAGAACTGGCATCGATTTATGTTCAGCTTGCTGCAAATGATGCGAGTTTTTCTACCGGACAGATATACGGTGCTGCTGGTGGAAACGGGCAACCATAA
- the treZ gene encoding malto-oligosyltrehalose trehalohydrolase: MEKDIRKRNIGLNFNEDGEAEIRLWAPLAAQVFILTGDRELTLELLKEDYGYWVLQTDQIKALDKYSFKINPLTGEETLDRADPASLFQEAGPHGRSTAFDVNAFPWTDADWKGVGLNDLIIYELHTGTFTPNGDFAAIETKLDYLVELGITAIEIMPVAQFSGNRNWGYDGVFPFAVQNTYGGPLALQHLVNVCHAKGLAVILDVVYNHVGPEGNYFADFGKYFTDKYHTPWGEAINFDDAGCDAVRDFFIQNALMWFRDFHIDALRLDAVHAIKDFSPVHILAEIKTHTEKLSQFTGRAYQLIVELDLNDDRYIRSQSKYGYGMDAQWVDEFHHALRVCTGQTKEGYYSDFNGVADLAKSYQDAYVYTGQYSAHRQKKFGVPVQDVSGAKFVVFSQNHDQVGNRMLGERSSTLVSFEMLKVMAAAVFCSPFLPLIFMGEEWAETNPFQFFVSHSDEELVEAVRKGRKAEFAAFHNNGDTPDPQDESTFKRSKLDWEKTGESKHEIMLSYYKTLIALRKQHPVLANLDRKNVHAEAFSEKKCLVLKRWRGSDEIIVLFNFSTQMQMLSIDQAFQHASVLLDSALIKWNGPNLQSNTISAESQITLFPESTLILFKTNV; the protein is encoded by the coding sequence ATGGAAAAAGATATACGAAAGAGAAATATTGGGTTAAATTTTAATGAAGACGGGGAAGCTGAAATCAGGCTTTGGGCACCGCTGGCAGCGCAGGTTTTTATTTTAACAGGAGATCGCGAACTGACTTTAGAGCTGCTAAAGGAGGATTATGGTTATTGGGTTTTGCAAACAGACCAGATCAAAGCACTTGATAAATATAGTTTTAAAATCAATCCTTTAACAGGTGAAGAAACGCTCGATCGGGCAGATCCAGCTTCTTTATTTCAGGAAGCAGGACCTCATGGGCGCTCTACAGCATTTGATGTAAACGCTTTTCCCTGGACGGATGCTGATTGGAAAGGGGTAGGCCTAAACGATCTCATTATCTATGAGCTCCACACCGGAACCTTTACGCCAAATGGAGATTTTGCAGCCATAGAAACTAAACTCGATTATCTTGTTGAGCTTGGCATTACAGCCATAGAAATTATGCCGGTTGCACAATTTTCGGGCAACAGAAACTGGGGCTATGATGGCGTATTTCCCTTTGCAGTGCAAAATACTTATGGCGGACCATTGGCCTTACAACATTTGGTTAATGTCTGCCATGCTAAAGGTTTAGCAGTAATTTTAGACGTCGTTTATAACCATGTAGGGCCCGAAGGTAATTATTTTGCCGATTTTGGGAAATATTTTACCGATAAATACCATACCCCATGGGGAGAGGCCATTAATTTTGATGATGCAGGTTGTGATGCCGTGCGCGATTTCTTTATCCAAAATGCCTTAATGTGGTTCAGGGATTTTCATATCGACGCCCTTAGGTTGGATGCGGTACATGCAATTAAAGATTTTAGTCCTGTTCATATTCTGGCGGAGATTAAAACGCATACCGAAAAACTTTCTCAATTTACCGGCAGGGCATACCAATTGATTGTTGAACTTGATTTAAATGACGACCGTTATATCAGGTCTCAAAGCAAATATGGTTATGGAATGGATGCCCAGTGGGTCGATGAATTTCATCATGCACTTAGGGTTTGTACAGGGCAAACAAAAGAGGGATATTATTCAGATTTTAATGGCGTAGCAGATCTGGCCAAATCTTATCAGGATGCTTATGTCTACACCGGACAGTATTCCGCACATCGGCAGAAAAAGTTTGGAGTGCCTGTACAAGATGTTTCAGGTGCTAAATTTGTTGTTTTTTCACAAAACCACGATCAGGTGGGTAACCGTATGCTGGGCGAAAGAAGCAGTACCCTGGTTAGTTTTGAAATGTTAAAGGTAATGGCTGCAGCAGTTTTTTGCAGTCCGTTTTTACCCTTAATATTTATGGGAGAAGAATGGGCAGAAACCAATCCTTTCCAGTTTTTTGTAAGCCATAGCGATGAGGAACTTGTAGAAGCGGTAAGGAAAGGAAGGAAGGCAGAATTTGCTGCTTTCCATAATAATGGAGATACACCCGACCCCCAGGATGAATCTACTTTTAAACGGTCTAAGCTCGACTGGGAAAAAACCGGTGAATCGAAGCACGAAATCATGCTCAGTTATTATAAAACTTTAATTGCATTGCGGAAACAACATCCCGTGCTCGCTAACCTGGATCGAAAAAATGTGCATGCGGAAGCCTTTTCTGAAAAAAAATGCCTTGTATTAAAACGCTGGAGAGGCAGCGACGAAATCATTGTTTTGTTCAATTTTTCTACGCAAATGCAGATGTTATCTATTGATCAGGCATTTCAACATGCGTCGGTGCTGTTAGATTCTGCTTTGATAAAATGGAACGGCCCAAACTTACAATCAAACACTATATCTGCTGAAAGCCAGATTACTTTATTTCCCGAATCAACTCTTATTCTTTTTAAAACAAATGTATAA